The Carnobacterium mobile DSM 4848 genome includes a window with the following:
- a CDS encoding C40 family peptidase, translating to MKKMVNASSTFLWTTPEPHEVKELLIKQERKETFYHLTDEAALTLYEDRLVDSELLYGEIVEVLANEGSYTQVVVPDQKNSEEPKGYPGWVFSDDLSNLPENWTAALDKIAIKKAIAEVTFSSESQKKQCVSIGTILSVVGSDEATYQVITPNGTGTVIKESAQLLGTVIEEPAEQIIARAKNFLNLRYVWAGTSAAGFDCSGFVYSLYRTLGIWLSRDAEDQASEGMEVAYRDAQPGDLLFFAYEAGKGRVHHVGLYLGKDQMIHSQTPGSKVLTTTLSGTNYETELCTVRRLI from the coding sequence ATGAAGAAAATGGTAAACGCGAGCTCAACATTTTTATGGACTACTCCTGAGCCGCATGAAGTAAAAGAACTACTCATAAAGCAAGAACGAAAAGAAACGTTTTACCATTTAACGGATGAAGCAGCCTTAACGTTATATGAAGACCGTTTAGTTGATTCAGAATTGCTATATGGTGAAATCGTGGAAGTACTAGCAAATGAAGGGAGCTATACTCAAGTAGTTGTACCCGATCAAAAAAATTCTGAAGAGCCAAAAGGTTATCCAGGCTGGGTATTTAGTGATGACCTAAGCAATTTGCCAGAAAACTGGACTGCTGCGTTAGATAAAATTGCTATTAAAAAAGCGATAGCTGAAGTAACGTTTTCCTCTGAATCCCAAAAGAAACAATGTGTTTCCATTGGAACGATTTTATCTGTGGTGGGTTCTGATGAAGCGACTTATCAGGTGATTACCCCTAATGGAACAGGAACAGTCATTAAAGAATCAGCTCAATTACTTGGTACAGTGATTGAAGAACCAGCCGAACAAATAATTGCAAGAGCTAAAAACTTTTTAAATCTGCGGTATGTTTGGGCTGGAACAAGTGCAGCTGGTTTTGATTGTTCCGGTTTTGTGTACAGTCTCTACCGAACTCTTGGCATTTGGTTGAGTCGCGATGCGGAGGATCAAGCGTCAGAAGGAATGGAAGTGGCTTACCGAGATGCCCAGCCAGGCGACTTGCTGTTTTTTGCATATGAAGCTGGTAAGGGAAGAGTTCACCATGTGGGTCTTTATCTTGGAAAGGATCAGATGATTCATTCACAGACACCAGGTTCAAAAGTACTGACCACAACTCTTTCTGGAACCAATTATGAAACGGAATTGTGTACGGTCAGGAGACTGATTTGA
- a CDS encoding serine hydrolase yields MDWNKEAAELKARFSPYFKSSWYITDGKQILAEENEMDLVWSASIIKLPIYLYYYEKAMQGEIDLATEINVPVKNRVTGSGILHLLTSRETWTLEELLQLMIAVSDNEATNQLIQYAGLKALQNWIAAKEWGEEIKLRRYLMDYASGVTNEVSARGAVFVLQDILALGKQQAEWKGRIEKPLLKQQFRNGLPGALDERELPILEMMNKTGEDNGIRHDVALFRYHDQELFVGALTYEVKEEAKAYEWMQELGKRAYKTVKAADTEKIENKPKE; encoded by the coding sequence ATGGATTGGAATAAAGAAGCAGCAGAATTAAAAGCACGTTTTTCACCTTATTTTAAGAGTTCGTGGTACATTACAGATGGCAAACAAATCTTAGCAGAAGAGAATGAAATGGATTTGGTATGGTCGGCCAGTATTATAAAACTGCCTATTTACCTGTATTATTATGAAAAAGCTATGCAAGGTGAAATAGATTTGGCAACAGAAATCAATGTTCCAGTCAAGAACCGGGTAACTGGTTCTGGTATTTTGCATTTATTAACATCAAGAGAAACATGGACATTAGAAGAATTGCTGCAATTGATGATTGCTGTTTCTGATAACGAAGCAACCAATCAACTCATTCAATACGCAGGATTGAAAGCGCTACAAAATTGGATAGCTGCTAAAGAATGGGGTGAAGAGATTAAATTACGTCGTTACTTAATGGACTACGCCTCTGGAGTGACGAATGAAGTCTCAGCCAGAGGAGCAGTGTTTGTCTTGCAAGATATCCTGGCATTAGGCAAACAGCAGGCAGAATGGAAAGGCCGTATTGAAAAACCTTTGTTGAAACAGCAATTCCGCAATGGGTTGCCGGGAGCCTTGGATGAGCGAGAACTGCCTATTTTGGAAATGATGAATAAAACTGGTGAAGACAATGGCATTCGACATGATGTCGCTTTATTCCGTTACCATGACCAAGAATTGTTTGTAGGTGCGTTGACATACGAGGTTAAAGAAGAAGCAAAAGCGTATGAGTGGATGCAAGAACTTGGAAAACGAGCCTACAAAACAGTCAAAGCCGCTGATACCGAAAAGATAGAAAATAAGCCTAAAGAATAG
- a CDS encoding 1,4-dihydroxy-2-naphthoate polyprenyltransferase, producing MEYKKEVSPAKLMWQMTRPHTLTATFSPVILGTVLAMSESKINWLLFVAMMTACLALQIATNLFNEYYDFKRGLDTADSIGIGGGIVRHGLQPKNVLTTAVVLYVLAAVIGIYICLNSSWWLALIGLLGMAIGYLYTGGPLPIAYTPFGELFSGASMGIGFVLIAFFVQTQTLTLQSLLISIPIGILVGAINMSNNIRDMEEDKKGGRKTLPILLGKKKGLVVLSSAFAISYLWLVCLVMTGYISFWAFVVFLTVKKPFEAIQGFRKGSAEPQYMRLAMKATALTTTFFGFLLTVGLLISYLF from the coding sequence ATGGAATATAAAAAAGAAGTAAGTCCTGCAAAATTGATGTGGCAAATGACGCGTCCACATACTTTGACAGCGACTTTTTCTCCAGTCATTTTGGGAACTGTCCTAGCCATGTCTGAATCAAAGATCAATTGGCTTTTATTTGTTGCTATGATGACTGCCTGTTTAGCACTGCAAATTGCAACAAATTTATTTAATGAGTATTATGATTTTAAACGTGGATTGGATACAGCCGACTCTATAGGGATCGGCGGAGGTATTGTACGGCACGGATTGCAGCCGAAAAACGTATTAACCACAGCAGTTGTCTTATACGTTTTAGCCGCTGTTATCGGTATCTATATTTGCCTGAATAGCAGTTGGTGGTTGGCACTTATCGGCTTATTGGGAATGGCCATTGGGTATTTATATACCGGCGGACCCTTGCCCATTGCGTATACTCCTTTTGGAGAACTGTTCTCTGGAGCATCGATGGGCATAGGATTCGTCTTAATTGCTTTCTTTGTTCAAACACAAACTCTTACTCTACAAAGTCTGTTGATTTCCATTCCAATCGGGATTCTAGTGGGGGCCATCAATATGTCCAATAACATCCGCGATATGGAAGAAGATAAAAAAGGCGGACGAAAAACATTGCCGATTCTTCTTGGTAAAAAGAAAGGCCTCGTGGTGTTATCTAGTGCTTTTGCTATTTCGTATTTGTGGCTTGTATGTTTGGTTATGACAGGATATATCAGTTTTTGGGCCTTTGTGGTCTTTTTAACGGTAAAAAAACCCTTCGAAGCCATTCAAGGATTTCGTAAAGGATCGGCTGAACCACAGTATATGCGTCTAGCGATGAAAGCTACTGCTCTGACAACTACCTTCTTTGGGTTCTTGTTAACTGTTGGATTACTTATTAGTTATTTGTTTTAA
- a CDS encoding SulP family inorganic anion transporter yields the protein MLIAIKKEEWLGNIKNDILAGMVTSIALIPEVIGFALIAGVNPMTALFASVTTALVTSLTGGRPAMVSAAAGSMALVMVNLIKNHGIHYMVAATILTGIIQLVLGYLGIQKLMKFIPKSVMLGFVNALALLIFTAQIQQLLGSSLPAYLMVGLTIALMYTIPKVIKSVPPALIAIILMTAASIFLPLGVQTVGDMGDMSGGLPHLALPAIPLNFETLAIIFPTALALSIVGLLESLLTAPIVDEMTQTTSDQQREVKSQGLANIITGFLGGPAGCAMIGQAVINVKSGGRKRLSTFTAGLFLLFLIVVLKGLMIQIPTAALIGIMITVAIATFDWSSFHYVKTVHITEGAIMILTVAIVLYTHNLAIGVVTGVILSIIAFIAKISTIDVVKEGTRFMIHGQLFFASTHDFMKAFEEPLAEKLVILDFTHSHIWDDTSVEAILTVVKKLKAQDVEVQLEGLNTQSHQLLEKLKDYFSD from the coding sequence ATGTTAATTGCGATAAAAAAAGAAGAATGGCTGGGAAATATAAAAAATGATATTCTCGCTGGCATGGTTACCTCCATTGCTTTAATCCCAGAAGTCATTGGTTTTGCCCTGATTGCTGGCGTCAATCCAATGACTGCTTTATTTGCTTCAGTCACAACAGCACTGGTGACTTCTCTAACCGGCGGACGGCCCGCAATGGTTTCAGCTGCAGCAGGTTCCATGGCACTGGTGATGGTCAATTTGATAAAGAACCATGGGATTCATTATATGGTAGCTGCTACGATTTTAACCGGCATTATCCAGTTAGTATTGGGCTACTTAGGGATCCAGAAGTTAATGAAATTCATTCCAAAATCAGTGATGTTGGGATTTGTTAATGCATTGGCGTTATTGATTTTTACGGCTCAAATCCAGCAGTTGTTAGGCAGCAGCTTACCAGCTTATCTAATGGTTGGATTAACAATTGCGTTAATGTACACCATTCCAAAAGTTATCAAATCTGTTCCACCAGCTTTGATTGCCATCATTCTAATGACAGCCGCTTCGATTTTCCTGCCTTTGGGAGTTCAAACCGTAGGAGATATGGGCGATATGAGTGGGGGGCTTCCACATTTAGCTCTGCCGGCTATTCCTTTAAACTTTGAAACCTTGGCTATTATTTTCCCGACTGCTCTGGCGCTTTCGATCGTAGGGTTGCTTGAATCCCTTTTAACTGCTCCGATAGTAGATGAGATGACGCAAACAACAAGCGATCAGCAACGTGAAGTCAAATCACAAGGACTAGCAAATATTATTACGGGTTTTCTTGGCGGACCTGCTGGTTGTGCAATGATCGGACAAGCTGTTATCAACGTTAAATCAGGTGGTAGAAAGCGATTGTCTACGTTTACTGCCGGTTTATTCTTATTATTTTTGATCGTGGTTTTAAAAGGTTTAATGATTCAAATCCCTACTGCTGCACTGATCGGTATTATGATCACTGTTGCAATTGCTACCTTTGACTGGTCTAGTTTTCATTACGTTAAAACGGTGCACATTACCGAAGGCGCTATTATGATTCTGACGGTTGCGATTGTTTTGTATACTCATAATCTAGCCATTGGTGTAGTGACAGGCGTTATCTTAAGCATCATTGCTTTTATCGCAAAGATTTCAACTATCGATGTAGTCAAAGAAGGCACGCGTTTTATGATTCACGGTCAATTATTTTTTGCTTCTACACATGATTTTATGAAAGCTTTTGAAGAACCTTTAGCTGAAAAATTAGTGATCTTAGATTTTACCCATTCGCATATTTGGGACGACACCAGCGTAGAAGCTATTCTAACGGTTGTTAAAAAACTAAAAGCACAAGATGTCGAGGTTCAACTAGAAGGACTGAATACACAAAGCCATCAATTATTAGAAAAATTAAAAGATTATTTTTCAGATTAA
- a CDS encoding Na+/H+ antiporter — protein sequence MSLLIMVLLLLVSLLISNVISHYIPYVPTALIQIVFGVMLALVFKDVSFGLDSEWFLLLFIAPLLYNDGRHFPREELWKMRAPIFGNAIFLVLFTTIGGGLFIHWLIEAIPLAEAFALAAILSPTDPVAVNGIAKRIRIPEKILSVVRGESLINDASGLVAFNYAVTAAVTGYFSLEKAVFDFSYIFIVGALSGLVTSLLITWIRYSLRKQGIGDVTFYSLVQILTPFIIYIATEELLGASGVIAVVVAGLLHAIASERTETIAAEEKVLTENIWSIVLFILNGIVFLLLGLNIPASMSATVENPTIGNWRAIGYVLAIGIIILSIRFIWSYLFTFYQYHFRKATEVDKPSLKSSLSSSLTGVRGTVTMAGVLSLPLYLESGAIFPERSLILFLAAGVILFTLVMATVFLPLLSEEEAGTDEEESVKDASLVRAQQKVLLAAIQKIKQETNEENQMIALALMDEYKAMFKKMQPEKSALETKDYQKRITEIRLLGLKAERKYIQEAMQRKEIDQETFEILETSYDHREEILSLDIGSSVKHIIGSTIREWKRFKRRIKGNKEAAQKRILIGREIQEKAILAAMEELEKQASKQKRAPIIRLVLLDYQKMLSRIRLNTRRYDETIEEKKDNLRIKVMDTERFEIHRLYEAGEISNEQARELRRFINYIENVTLYEYDE from the coding sequence ATGAGTTTACTGATTATGGTTTTATTGTTACTAGTGAGTTTATTGATTTCCAATGTGATTAGTCATTACATCCCATATGTACCAACTGCGCTGATCCAAATAGTATTTGGGGTAATGTTGGCATTAGTGTTTAAAGACGTTTCGTTTGGATTAGACTCAGAATGGTTTTTACTATTATTTATCGCACCGCTTTTATATAATGATGGACGCCATTTTCCTCGTGAAGAACTATGGAAAATGCGAGCGCCTATTTTTGGCAATGCTATTTTCCTTGTTTTGTTTACTACGATTGGTGGAGGATTATTTATTCATTGGTTGATTGAAGCTATTCCTTTAGCTGAAGCATTTGCATTAGCTGCGATTCTGTCTCCTACTGATCCTGTTGCAGTAAATGGAATTGCTAAACGGATCCGTATTCCTGAAAAGATTTTAAGTGTCGTTAGAGGGGAATCACTGATCAATGATGCTTCTGGTTTGGTAGCCTTTAATTATGCCGTAACAGCTGCCGTAACAGGTTATTTTTCATTAGAAAAAGCTGTATTTGATTTTTCATATATTTTTATTGTTGGGGCACTTTCAGGTCTAGTTACCAGCTTGCTGATTACCTGGATAAGATATAGTTTGCGCAAACAAGGTATTGGAGATGTGACGTTTTATTCTTTAGTACAAATTTTGACTCCATTTATTATTTATATCGCCACAGAAGAATTGCTGGGAGCTTCAGGAGTAATAGCCGTTGTCGTAGCGGGCTTGTTACACGCGATTGCTTCAGAAAGAACAGAAACCATTGCTGCGGAAGAAAAAGTCCTAACAGAAAACATTTGGTCGATCGTCTTGTTTATTTTAAATGGGATTGTGTTTCTTTTATTAGGATTGAATATCCCTGCTTCTATGTCTGCAACCGTTGAAAATCCTACAATTGGAAATTGGCGGGCCATTGGTTATGTGTTAGCCATCGGGATCATTATTTTAAGTATCCGTTTTATCTGGTCTTATCTTTTTACGTTTTATCAGTATCATTTTCGCAAAGCAACAGAAGTAGATAAACCAAGTCTTAAATCAAGTTTATCCTCGAGTTTAACGGGTGTGAGAGGGACAGTGACGATGGCCGGAGTTCTTTCTCTTCCTTTGTATTTAGAAAGTGGAGCGATATTTCCTGAACGTTCGCTGATTCTCTTTTTAGCAGCAGGTGTTATTCTGTTTACCTTGGTTATGGCAACTGTCTTTTTGCCGTTGTTAAGTGAAGAAGAAGCTGGAACTGATGAAGAAGAGTCCGTTAAAGATGCTAGCTTAGTTCGAGCTCAGCAAAAAGTACTATTGGCAGCCATTCAAAAAATCAAACAAGAAACAAATGAAGAAAACCAAATGATCGCCTTGGCTTTAATGGATGAATACAAAGCTATGTTCAAGAAGATGCAGCCTGAAAAGAGTGCCTTAGAAACAAAAGATTACCAAAAAAGAATCACAGAAATACGTCTTTTAGGATTGAAAGCTGAAAGAAAGTATATTCAAGAGGCTATGCAAAGAAAAGAAATAGATCAAGAAACCTTTGAGATATTGGAAACTTCCTATGATCATCGTGAAGAAATCCTTTCTCTTGATATAGGATCCAGTGTAAAGCACATTATTGGAAGTACCATCAGAGAATGGAAACGATTTAAGAGAAGGATTAAGGGAAACAAAGAAGCTGCTCAAAAGAGAATATTGATTGGCAGAGAGATTCAGGAAAAAGCCATTCTAGCAGCGATGGAAGAACTAGAAAAACAAGCAAGTAAACAGAAAAGAGCTCCGATCATTCGTTTAGTGTTATTAGATTACCAAAAAATGTTATCACGAATTAGGCTGAATACTAGACGGTATGATGAAACAATAGAAGAAAAGAAAGATAATTTACGAATCAAAGTGATGGATACAGAACGTTTTGAAATCCATCGCCTGTACGAAGCTGGAGAAATCAGTAATGAGCAAGCTAGAGAACTAAGACGATTTATCAATTATATTGAAAATGTTACCTTATATGAATACGATGAATAA
- a CDS encoding NADPH-dependent FMN reductase translates to MTKNIGILVGSLRKASYTKKVAEVLANMFPEDYNVSFIEIGDLDLYNQDFDDEGNVPESWKTFRHTMESIDAVLFATPEYNRSVPSVLKNAIDVGSRPYGASVWDTKPAAVVSVSPGAISGFGANHHLRQSLVFLNMPTLQQPEAYIGNVLNLLEEDGSITNQGTLDFFQMIIDSFVELIKKNS, encoded by the coding sequence ATGACTAAAAATATCGGTATTTTAGTAGGTAGTTTACGTAAGGCCTCCTATACAAAAAAAGTAGCAGAAGTACTGGCAAACATGTTTCCTGAAGATTATAACGTATCTTTTATAGAGATAGGTGATCTTGATCTTTATAATCAAGACTTTGACGATGAAGGAAATGTTCCAGAATCTTGGAAAACATTCCGTCACACAATGGAATCCATTGATGCTGTTTTATTTGCCACTCCGGAGTACAATCGTTCTGTTCCCAGTGTCTTAAAAAATGCGATCGATGTTGGTTCTCGCCCTTATGGTGCTAGTGTTTGGGACACAAAACCAGCAGCAGTTGTCAGCGTTTCTCCAGGAGCAATCAGCGGATTCGGAGCCAACCATCATTTACGCCAATCCTTAGTATTCCTGAATATGCCGACTCTTCAACAGCCAGAAGCTTATATTGGAAATGTGCTCAACCTTTTAGAAGAAGATGGGTCAATTACTAATCAAGGAACTTTAGACTTCTTCCAAATGATTATCGACTCATTTGTTGAATTGATTAAGAAAAATAGCTAA
- the uraA gene encoding uracil permease codes for MSTKKMIQVDEKVPGKLLVPLSLQHTFAMFGASVLVPIIFGIDPSIVLLMNGISTLLFILITKGKAPAYLGSSFAFIGPTSIIIANQGFQYAQGAFVILGIIGCLLALLIHRVGTKWIDIVLPPAAMGAVVALIGLELAGNTVQGGSIGANLMTDTAATQDFIVFFITLGVAILGSVLFKGFLSTIPILISIIVGYLSAIAFGMVDFTPVLETSLFTMPHFQWAKFDVQAILTMLPVLLVLTSEHIGHQVVTSNVIGRDLMKDPGLHRSLFADYFASALSGLIGGVPTTTYGENIGVMAITRVYSVRVIAGAAIFSICMAFVGPLAALISTIPGDVIGGVTFLLYGMIGTSGLRLLVESKVDYSKSKNLILTSIVFVAGLSGLTVNFAGVELKGMILASVVGIILSICFYLFDKAGWMNETIED; via the coding sequence ATGTCAACAAAGAAAATGATACAAGTCGATGAAAAGGTCCCAGGGAAATTACTTGTTCCCCTTAGCTTACAACATACATTTGCTATGTTTGGAGCATCGGTTTTAGTTCCCATTATTTTTGGAATCGACCCAAGTATTGTCTTATTGATGAATGGTATTTCAACATTGTTATTCATTTTGATCACAAAAGGAAAAGCCCCAGCTTACTTGGGTTCCAGTTTTGCATTTATCGGCCCAACCAGCATCATTATTGCTAATCAAGGCTTTCAATATGCACAAGGCGCTTTCGTTATTCTAGGTATTATAGGGTGTCTTTTAGCTCTTTTGATTCATCGCGTAGGTACAAAGTGGATTGATATTGTGCTTCCGCCAGCTGCAATGGGGGCCGTCGTTGCCTTGATTGGGTTGGAATTAGCAGGCAATACGGTTCAAGGCGGTTCAATTGGTGCCAATTTGATGACAGATACGGCTGCAACACAAGACTTTATTGTTTTCTTTATCACGCTAGGTGTTGCTATTCTAGGATCCGTTTTATTTAAAGGGTTTTTATCCACGATTCCTATTTTAATTTCTATTATTGTGGGTTACCTTTCAGCTATCGCTTTTGGAATGGTCGACTTTACGCCGGTGTTGGAAACTTCTTTGTTTACTATGCCACATTTTCAATGGGCGAAATTTGATGTACAGGCTATTCTCACTATGCTGCCCGTCCTTCTCGTATTAACTTCGGAACACATCGGCCACCAAGTAGTCACTTCAAATGTGATTGGGCGGGACTTGATGAAAGACCCAGGCTTGCACCGTTCTTTATTTGCTGATTATTTTGCTTCTGCATTATCAGGTTTAATTGGTGGAGTTCCAACAACTACTTATGGTGAAAACATCGGAGTAATGGCCATTACACGCGTCTATAGTGTTCGCGTAATTGCCGGAGCGGCTATTTTTTCAATCTGTATGGCTTTTGTTGGACCCTTAGCAGCATTGATTTCTACTATTCCTGGAGATGTTATTGGCGGCGTGACCTTCTTGCTTTACGGAATGATTGGAACAAGCGGCTTGCGTTTATTGGTTGAATCAAAAGTTGACTACAGTAAATCGAAAAATCTGATTTTAACTTCAATCGTTTTTGTGGCTGGTTTAAGCGGCTTGACAGTTAACTTTGCCGGTGTTGAATTAAAAGGCATGATTTTAGCAAGTGTTGTCGGAATCATTTTAAGTATCTGCTTCTACTTGTTCGATAAAGCTGGATGGATGAACGAAACAATCGAAGACTAA
- a CDS encoding DUF1456 family protein produces the protein MNNNDRLVRLRYALDIKDLDMVEIFKLGELEIKIEDVQRMLLKAKKDEDSTVNEYLKKCDNRTLEAFLNGLIVYKRGRQETKPGEPQKQEFMIKNERNVNNVLLKKIKIALALTSEEMLDILDEAGVHLSKNELSAVLRKEGQRNYKECGDRYARNFLKGLALKYRD, from the coding sequence ATGAATAATAATGATAGATTAGTGCGCTTAAGATATGCACTAGATATAAAAGACTTAGATATGGTTGAAATTTTCAAATTAGGCGAGTTGGAAATAAAAATAGAAGATGTTCAAAGAATGCTGCTCAAAGCTAAAAAAGATGAAGATTCTACAGTTAATGAATACTTAAAAAAATGTGATAATCGGACATTAGAAGCTTTTTTAAATGGCTTGATCGTCTATAAAAGAGGAAGACAAGAAACAAAACCGGGGGAACCGCAAAAACAAGAATTTATGATCAAGAATGAGCGGAATGTGAACAACGTTTTATTGAAGAAAATAAAAATTGCGCTTGCTCTGACAAGTGAAGAGATGTTGGACATCTTAGATGAAGCAGGAGTGCATTTGTCTAAAAATGAATTGAGTGCGGTATTAAGAAAAGAAGGTCAGCGCAATTATAAAGAATGCGGCGACAGATATGCTAGAAACTTTCTAAAAGGCTTGGCATTAAAATACCGCGACTAA
- a CDS encoding NUDIX hydrolase gives MNLKEQISQYQPYNAQEAKEQEVMLHYMDTFDDLLTRENELAHFTASAWIVNPDRSKVVMAYHNIYQSWSWIGGHADGDADLLHVALKETEEETGLTAITPVSKNIYSLEILGVPAHLKKGEPIATHLHLNVTYLIEADENEKTTIKPDENSAVRWMDLDVAVSACTEPEMKVVYQKLNEKLKMVK, from the coding sequence ATGAATTTAAAAGAACAAATCAGCCAATATCAGCCTTATAATGCTCAAGAAGCGAAAGAACAAGAAGTGATGCTGCATTACATGGATACTTTTGATGATTTGCTGACGCGTGAAAATGAATTGGCTCACTTTACTGCATCAGCTTGGATCGTTAACCCGGATCGATCGAAAGTAGTGATGGCCTATCATAATATTTATCAATCTTGGTCTTGGATTGGCGGTCACGCGGATGGGGATGCAGATTTGTTGCATGTGGCGTTGAAAGAAACCGAAGAAGAAACGGGCTTAACGGCTATTACTCCGGTCTCAAAGAACATTTACTCACTTGAAATCTTAGGAGTTCCGGCTCACTTAAAAAAAGGTGAACCGATCGCTACACATCTGCATTTAAACGTGACGTATTTGATTGAAGCGGACGAAAATGAAAAAACAACCATTAAACCGGATGAAAATAGTGCAGTGAGATGGATGGATTTAGATGTAGCCGTAAGTGCCTGCACCGAGCCTGAGATGAAAGTCGTGTATCAAAAGCTGAATGAGAAATTAAAAATGGTTAAGTAA
- a CDS encoding VOC family protein: MITGVELDFIVKDSKAALEQYKAIFDVTVVEETNFKTGSNEAVFSIYGARFHMLDENPEYQLFAPKEGSRQSFWFNVTVPDIQETVDKASAAGATEIQPVTRMEKMGLSNAVFADSFGYVWMLHEIHHEVSFEEREEILSKDFE, from the coding sequence ATGATTACAGGCGTTGAATTAGATTTTATTGTAAAGGATAGTAAAGCTGCTTTGGAACAGTACAAAGCCATATTTGATGTTACAGTAGTTGAGGAAACCAATTTTAAAACGGGCAGCAATGAAGCAGTATTTAGTATTTATGGTGCGCGTTTTCATATGCTCGATGAAAATCCTGAATACCAATTATTCGCACCAAAAGAAGGCAGCAGGCAATCCTTCTGGTTCAATGTAACCGTTCCGGACATTCAAGAAACAGTTGATAAAGCTAGTGCTGCAGGAGCCACAGAAATTCAACCGGTCACAAGAATGGAAAAAATGGGTCTATCGAATGCGGTGTTTGCTGATAGCTTTGGGTACGTCTGGATGTTACACGAAATCCACCATGAAGTATCTTTTGAAGAACGTGAAGAAATTTTGAGTAAGGATTTTGAATAA
- a CDS encoding DUF488 family protein: MDIYTIGHSTHSSEEFSDLLKAYKIETLIDIRSYPGSKHMPQFDKENMEKWVPEYGIRYLHLPALGGRRKKNHEIDAALVDGWRNTSFRNYAAYSLTEEYEKGISELMAIGNEERVCYMCSESVPWRCHRLIVSNTLALKGLKVHHIMTEKKTIEHEIGMYGAKAVIEGATLIYPEQQADTEQPAE; this comes from the coding sequence TTGGACATTTATACCATTGGCCATTCAACACATAGCAGCGAAGAATTTAGCGACTTGCTAAAAGCCTATAAAATCGAAACGCTAATTGATATTCGTTCTTATCCAGGCAGCAAACATATGCCGCAATTTGATAAAGAAAACATGGAGAAATGGGTACCTGAATACGGTATTCGTTATCTGCATCTGCCTGCATTAGGCGGCAGAAGAAAGAAAAATCACGAAATAGATGCAGCATTGGTCGATGGCTGGAGAAACACTTCTTTTCGTAATTATGCTGCGTATAGTTTAACAGAAGAGTATGAAAAAGGAATCAGTGAATTGATGGCCATTGGAAACGAAGAACGCGTATGTTATATGTGTTCTGAAAGTGTTCCGTGGAGATGCCATCGGTTGATTGTATCCAATACACTGGCATTAAAAGGGCTGAAGGTTCATCATATTATGACGGAGAAAAAAACGATTGAACATGAGATCGGAATGTATGGAGCAAAAGCGGTCATTGAAGGAGCTACGCTTATTTATCCTGAGCAGCAAGCAGATACAGAACAGCCTGCTGAATAA